AGACCCTCTGGCAGACCATGGAACAAGAAATATCAGGTACATTCCCAGGTATTAGTGCTGTCGAGCGTCAACTTTTAGAAAGCTGTTTGACAGAGCTTAAAAATGTTCGCGATGCATTGAAGGCTACTGTTGACTTTGGCATACAGCAATTAAGATCGAGTGCAATTCGGCCACGCCTAAATCCTTGGGTCGACGAGTTTTTGAACTACAGCCATCATTTAACAGAGGTAAATTCCTTgagttgttgattttttattattattgttttagacattttttatatgtattattaatgtatttaGGAGGAGCTAGCCACATACGAAGCTGGAGAAACATTTGTTCAGTATTTTATTGTCCAATTGGATGGACTcttgaattcatttaaaaaacgCTCTCAGTTCTCGTAATTATGATGCACTTGTAAGCATATTGGCTACAGAAGTTACCAATCGTTTAGAACGAGCTATAAAAAAGAGCTCATTTAATCGGGTGAGTTGATCACTAATTGTGAGTGCAATGTAGTGtctaattttcttttaaactgCAGCTTGGTGGTCTTGTCCTGGACCAAGAAGTGCGCGCTTTGGGCGCGTATTTAACTGGAGCAACATCATGGTCGGTGCGTGACAAGATGACACGCCTTTCACAAATAGCCACGCTCTTAAATTTAGATAAAGTCTCTGAACTGTCCGAGTATTGGAATCCTGAAAATAACGAAATGCCTTCTTGGCGATTGACTCCTAACGAAGTGCGAACAATTCTGGTATTAAGGTAAAGTGatcattttattcatttggaTTTAAGAGTACTTAGTTACTAATCTGCAATTCCAGAAGTGATTTCCGTATGGAGGACATAAAACGCTTGCAGCTTTGAGTAAAATTATGCTGCGGATTTAATAGTTTTATCAGCACTAAACCAATGTTTGTAATCCAATCTTAATAAAAACTGCGATAACGGGCCAAAACTTGATGCACTTTTAATACTGgccaataaatttattaatccCAATATTGATACGtgaaatctaaaaatatattttaaatgacagtgaaaatatgtatagctgatatttatttattacttactTTTCTTCAAGTGTAATAACTTGTTTTAATGTATCCTCCTCTATTGAATCTAAAAGACTAAATTTTTcgcatatactaaatatttcaagaattGTTCCGTATACAGGGTTTTGAGATTGCATCGTTGtttgattatttttctttttgtcgaTTAAATCATTCAGTAAAAAGCATTGTGAGAGAACATTAGCCAAAAATATTGAGTGCGCTCGTTGAATCTCTTCGAAAtctgctttatttttaattacgtTAATGAGTATACTGAATTGACCTAAAATgtgataaaaaattataaattataaataaatatataacatcGGTTGACTTACTTTCAAGAACATCTACTTGTATATAATACTGTAGGTTATCCAAAAAGAATGTTAAATGATTTCGgaaattcattattttgacGTCGACTCGGGCTCCCGTCTTGGCAAACCATTTGTGACGAGCCCAAAACGAGCTGAAGATCATATTGAAGCTTGCGAATAATTAACAGATGACGAAACACATTGTTATATCGCTCCATCGTAGTTGGTGAAAACAATAGATTCAATGGCcatttataattgtatttcaGATGGAGATTTTGccatataccaaattcgcAGCTGTCTTCAAAATCATTGGAATGTTTTTGAACACTTAAAGTAAAGTTCTCCAATTCATCGACAATTCCCATTTCATTGGCTGCAATCtgcaaaaattcattttaaatctGACATAAAagatttgaaaaaaaaatcataagtAATACATTCGTACCTCAAAAGCTCTGGTGTAGCTCTTAGCATTTTTGTTGGAAAACCCTTTGGCACCAATACGCATCTGACGCAgaaattccaaataaaattCACCGCGTCCCAACAGATAAAAGTGTTTTATCAAACACATTTGATGCACCAAATTATCTTCAATAACCGCTATATCGGATAGACGTTGACTAACGAATTTCTTGATATCGTTGATGACGCTTTCGAAGCGTATCACATCGATTCTATTCTCGTCATTCAGATCCTCAATCATTTTGGAGAAAACGCTTTCTTTGCCATCCCAAAGTTCACTGACATCATCACAATATGATCCATGCGTTTTAGCTGTCCATGATTCAGATCTATGTCTTCTGCGATCTACCTTAAACAGGAGCACCGTTTGACCGACAAATAACACTTTCTCGGCTAAAATAGTTGACACAAACAATGGCAATTGAGccatattaatttcatattgcCATATATCTTCTTCTGACACCGAAGACTGTAAAGATATCAAAAATTCCGTACTTAATATGGAAATTTGTAACTTGAAGCATTAGAATTATACCAAGTAAGTTCTGCTTGTCATCGATTTTTCAGAAGATGTTTTggttgcattttcatttgaatgctTATAgctaataaaaaattcattgtGGGGATCATCGATCATCCCCAACAGCAGCCAGTGAGCCAAGTGTGAGTAGAAAACCAATTTAATTGGTTTTGTAATTctacaaattatacaaaattaattccagaaattattcaataaattcgtGACGTACTTGGAAAATATGTGATTCATCCGTACATCAACTTGGTCATGTTGTTGGTTTCGCAGATTCTGCAATAGTCCACAGCCATGAAGTTTCTATAAgattaatacaatttacaaGCGGTTTTTTCAAATATCAATTACAGAGATCTTACTTGGGTTCTAGCATCAATAATAAGTTTGCGCAAAATAAGGATAACAGGTTTTTGCGTTTCCAAGGCGTtatgaatatacaaaagaGAGTTTGTTGAATTCTTTTGGTAATAAGATTCAAGTCGTGCTATTTCGCTGTAATATTCTTCGAGAGCAATTTCAATACCTTTTGCAAAATTCTTCAAATAAGAACCATTTGAATATTCtgcgaacaaaaaaaaaaaccaaattgctactattaataaatagattaaatatgtaaaataactACTGTTAAGGATAAACACAGATTAATTGTTCACTTTTCATTGATCTGCCTTCAATTATCGTAACGTGTTTTTTGATAAAcaaacttttatttcattacctGAAAGACTTTTATGAATGTAAAGGTTAACAATTATTGGAAATAAACGgaattttgaagaaaaaatGCAAGCCTACCACAGTCTGACTGATTATTTGTAAATCTTTCTCGATCGTAGAAGCGATGATAATTTTaggtatacatatgtacatacatgcatatgtacatacatgcatatgtacatacatgcatatgtacatacatgcatatgtacatacatgcatatgtacatacatgcatatgtacatacatgcatatgtacatacatgcatatgtacatacatgcatatgtacatacatatgtagttgCCGTGATCTCGCTTGATTTCGTAATTTTATATTGCCTTTCAATCCTTgatatttttctcaatttattatttccaAATGGGCTTTgagaaattgtaattaatacaGAATTGGGAAAGGTAAAAAATTCTAGTGCTGCGAACTTTGTaagtatataaacaaataaatgcaataagtTCAtcgattttttcttttaataactATGATATAGGGTTATACAGAGGGATAAAGCTCGACTCGACTATTGATGATAACTTATAGCATCATTTATACATCAAGTCATTGAGTTAAGTTGCACGCACCTTCAGCTTCCTTAAAGTCGGATAAATCATGTGGATTGTTGTCTCCAAAGTATTTAGCAAACCGCACAATTTCATTGAGGTAATTTAATGTACCAATTATGTCGTCAAAAATTGAACGCTCACAGGGATGTACAAATTCGTCCACTACATTTGAGacctaaatataaattcactGAAATTATGATGGTAATAGTTCACATGTGTGCTTATTTTGCATTAACACTCACAAGAAATTTTTTAAAGCTAATTCCTTTGCCACTTAGGCTTAAACAGGACACAATAACGTCATGTAACATTTCATTAGTTTTAAGATTAGCCAAGAAAAGAATgaactttgttttttaataaataataaagaaaatgccCGCAAACTCGCAACCATCTAGAGGTGGCGATACATTTATGGCACTATCAACATATCGATGTTTTAGACTTTCGCAAAATCGATTTTATGTGacgattgtttttttttattttattttcgttatgaattatatattttttaatgttaattatttttagaatatagttaaaaaacttttaGATATCAAGCTAAGTTTCCAATATGTACGTTTTATGGCTAGAGAATTCAAAGTGTTCTAATgatattttggaatattttccAGTTTCGTATAGAAAGGCGCTATGTTTAAACGGTCTATCACTCTAGGTATTTTTACGTTGCTTAAAGTCTCACTATGTtggattgaattatttttaaaactatttatgtaatttaatttgcagtgAAGTCAGTGACGTCTAAGTTGTAACAAATCCAATAATGatatttgcaaatatgttcacattgtatttaattagttatcCGATTGAGCGGAACTGAATTATCGCTCCAATACTGAttcatatatttgaataatcaGTTTCATCAGTGATAAGTTTCCAaaatttagtaatttaataGAGGTGATTTCCTGTGTAtgatgattttttatttttaactaaattagAAAAAGATTTGATCTGTATTTGATTGTCCAATTAAATGGACTcttgaattcatttaaaaacgTTTACAGCTCTTGTTATTACAATTTGTTACCAATCATTTGGAATGAGTTATAAAAATGAACTCATTTAATCGGCCAGGTCCACCAGATTATGTGTGTCTAACTTTCCTACAAACTGTAGCTGGATACAAAAGTGCGCGCCTTGAGATCAATATTATGTTCGGTGCGAAACAATatcacaaataaatgtaacacAAATTAAGATAAAGtcttccatttttttattccattgaaattctgaaaataacaaaatgccTTCTTGGCGTTTGACTATTTGTATGTTATTGAGgtaaaataatcattttattcatatacatagataATAGAATTAGTTAATATTAGGCAACAAACCAATTATTGGATTTGAATCTTATCAAAAACTAGACGAAccttaaatttaataatcccAATCTAAATATGTGAAAtctaaaaatagattttaatttgcagttaaaatatgtaaatgattttggaaattaattatttcgaCGTCGATTGGGGCCCCAGCCCAACCCATATATGACGGCACAAGCCAGTAGTTGGTGAAAACAATTGATTCAATAAActtaacatatatatacttatttgtGTTTTAACCCTTTCGGGACGGGGTTTTATTTCGGAAACCAAGATAGTTAGAGAAAATCCTTTTTCAGATTCTGAAAGatgactaaaaataattatgtactGCATACTTGGAAATCCTGAATTCGTCCTTTTATCCTGGGACATATAATCCCAATCCGTTTTTTGGGTGGGATTTAGAATCCCAATACATAATTTGAGCGGGATATATAATCCCAATACATAATTTGAGTGGGTTATATAATCCCGATCAACATTTTAGATGGAACGGAAAAGGAAACTAGATCACAATGCTATACAACGTATTATGCTTGAGGAATCGGACGACGACTTTGAAAATTCTGAAAGCGACTTTGTCTGTGACAGTTCGGATGAAACAGATTCGGCTTCAGAATCTAACGGCGATGCTGAGAAGATTATTCACAGCGGGACTATATGTCCCAACCAAAACATAGATTGGGATGCTATGTCCcacttttataaattcatgTATAACTTACATTATAAAAGTGATAACCACCTCTAATGTTATTAATTGGTTAGAACAAATATTCTTTTCCTCGATTATGCACTAAACGTGACCACTTACTAGATTTTACGTATATACTGTGCAAATGTTTTCATCGAACTGACGAAATTTGACCGATGTTGTGAAATTCTTCAGCGACTTGTGCGCACACGAAGATATTCACcgttacttttttgtttacattatgAAATAGACACTTAAAACTGTGTTTGGGATATTTCACAAGTGCTctagcattaaaattatagaaaatacgatgcaatgaaaaattttgGGACGTATTGTCCCAGTAGTCCCGAAAGGGTTAAATGCAGATGAGTCACACATTTGTATCTCGAAAGCTCTGGTGTAGCttttagcattttaatttgaaaacacTTTGGAACCAGTACGCTATTTTGAGATTCACCTTAAACAGGAGCACCGTTTGACCCAATAATACTGTCTCGCCTAAAATAGTTGACACAAGCAAAAGCATTTGAtcatactacatacatatatgtaaaaatataaaaaattcgTATCACATCAGAAGATGTTTTGGTTTGCATGTGTGGGGATCATCGATCATCCAAATATGTTGAATATGTTGTAAAATTGTTCGAGAGCATTCGCAATATTATTTGCAAACCAATGCCAAATCggttaatattaataattaaactaaGAAAACTAAGTTAAGGATTCATATTGAATTTCGTTAGTTATTCGACTGAATGGAACTGGATAAACGATAAACAGTTTCGAAAatgaatgtatttaatttattataaatataattactttaatttgctGATTAATATTTAgtgttaaataatatttccatGAGAATATATGCAATCATATTTACACTCATTCATCCCATGGGTCTACCCAATACGATGCATAATgaatgtttattgtttttttgttcatttcggGGTCTTGAAGAGAATTTTCTCAAAGTAAGTATAAACAACATACAAATCGATTcataagaatataaattatcCTTTTGGTTTTCAAAGCTGTCAAATGTTATTGTCTTTTGGTGCGACAGTGCTGAAAATGTGCACCCTAGACAAAGTCGCAATAAATAATGCTTGTGTGTCGACCATGACTCGATAAGGTGgccaaaaatgttaacaagTATGTAACATACATGTACGAGTATACTGGTTTatggtttttcattttacaccTTTGCTGGCAACATGTGCCTGAATCTCTGCAGAGGACCAACACAAACGTCTCTCAAATGCTGTTTAATGCTTCCTTTATGCGAGTTGGCTGGTGGCTAAACTGCTGACATTGTAAAACTATGCTTTAGCTTTAGTAAACAGATTCGTGTATGTACTTCAAAATAGTGTATGCAATAAACacatatttatctattttcaTATCATAATCTCATACATGCattttttgtatctttaacTTTAAACTTTTGAATACATTGACTACAAATTCATTCACTTAAGTGGCatgcacataaaaaataaaatataattgaaaaaaaaaaatcaatttctttAGACCGTTCGTTACCGGATCCCAATATTATTATCTTAATTACATTATACGAAACTGGGCTATGAAATGTGCTTGGATTGATCAATGctataatttgtaaaaacaaTATTCGGAAATATAgatataagtacatatatagGCATATGCTATCTCGTAGTCGAAAAATATCCACTAAAGTGTTTccaattgtaaaatataaagataaaaataactGTATGTCGGTAAGCTAAAGAGAACGTGGTCAAGTTTTAGCATAAATTGTatctgatcaagaatatatacatacatacatatgtatgtattttttaccTGTTTATGAGTGATGGATATATATTCTGTTTCCACAAAGTTAGAATCTCCTTCCACCCCATTGGTAGTTGGTATAAAAGCAAGCAATTCCAgtagttttttatattcgGCCGGAGTGCCAGTGAGCTGCATTagaaaacttatttaattttgaacaatTCCGACGTAGTTGCGgtgttattttcattttaattacactttGCTCAATAATTCAGTAAGTTGAGTGGTCCGTAAGTGCATTATCCTCTCACTTGTTTTTACTAAATGTAGGGTCATGTTAACGATTTCCGTAGTAGTGGAGTTTTCTAACAGACCAGTTGAATTTccaatttattgcattttattttgtaacatgcatttttaattttgctgctacgttaattaaatttaattttctctgCAGCATCCACAACCTCTTGTAAGGGCCTTAAAAAAACTTTTCGCTGCTTGCGCAGTGGACGCCTAAGAGGGACCCCAAGTCCTGTTCCACACTAAATAAGggaatgtacatatatacatatatgtacatatatacatacataaatacagtTATTTTCGGCTATGCAAGTATTCGCTATAGAGTTTGGTGAGTTCTCAAATGAGTTTTTCATGTTATGAAAAAAGTTCAACActaaatatttcacttgtttgcatttaattaaattttgatgctgaaaatatatgttaacTGAATTTATCCTAAACAGATGATATTCCTTGGCCGTTTAAGGCGATTTGGTGGACTTATACAGAGTTTTACGCCCAGACCAAAAGACATAAGCTGCATTTACTTTCGTTCCTTGTAtctacaacaatttttttatttgatgaaATAACGATTTGAATATTTCTGCTCCAGAACCCATGAACAGcctcaaattgaaaaattgctaATATTCCCATGGACCCTTTCAATACCATACGTTAAAAGACTTGAGAATAAAACATGTTTCTATGAaacatttgtaaaatttattgataatcATTAATAtagcatatgtatatttatatataatgtattgcACTTATTCGTCTAATGtagtttatataaaattatctATTATTCTTTCTTTCCATTATCATTTTTAATACGTAATTTATGAAGGGCACGAATTATTGCTCGATCTCTTATTTTTAAGGGATATAATAAGCTTATAAGCTGATTGGAACCTTTCGATTATGATTCTACTTATTTTCAATTCCGATAAGATTTTCAATGGTTCGACAGATTTAcgcatatttgtatatataaaactgCATACTATACAGTTAATGTGTAGATCTACTTGTGTAAAGAAAACTTGAAATTATATTGCATGTCTTTTCATTTGTtctcttaaatttattattttatttgattgaatGGTTTGTAGAGTTTTGATTTGACTTTTGAAAtatcattataattttttttttgtgatgtACATTTAATCGCCTAAAAGGGAGTACCAATAAAATTCACTATATGAAAACATCTAAGTAAAGcaacaatttgattattttgatatgCGTACCTACACTAGTTATCATACATATGTAGGCATGTGTCTACAAATGTGCATTTAATCTTATGTTTATACCAATTTAAAAGgcacatttttcatatatatgttatttagAATTTCTGTTGACAGATTacaattaaacatatttttggtCAGTTTGTCTTcatcatatatagtatataagtacatatttaaatgtatacaCTATAGTACATATAAATGAATAGCTTGGTCGATATTAATTGCACTATTTTGTTCTTCTGTTTGGTTCATCATTGTATGGAGTGAAGCGTTTCGAGAGGACTTTTGATGCTAGAAGCTTAAGCAtcagtatgtatgtatctgaGAAGCCACTTATTGATTATAGAATCTATTGCAGATAATTAATTCACAACTTTATCTGAGGTTAAGTCGCATTCGTTCCATTCCTCAAGTGCCCAGGATGGCAGTTCGGTTTCATACTCCCAACCAGGTCCCTGAAAAAGAACCAAATTCTGTGTTAGCCTCATATGTCTACTTCATGGTGTTATGTTCGGTTAATATCACCTTGTATTTCCATGCATGCAAGTACATGACGAGATCCTTGGGTTTAGGGTCGCGATAGTGCACTTTGCATTCGTAGCAATGCTTATCGATAACAACTTTGTCTGACCCCAACGGGACTTCGAGTGCATCTCCAGCGCTGGCTTGTGGACCATCTGTCTTCTGTTGTACTGCAACTGGGGTGGACTGCTCATCAGCTTTGCCTACGAATCCTTGATTGCTATTTGTACATGGTTGTTGTGATTGCAGCTTAACTGGCTCtacattttgttgattttccgCAATGGGTGGTGTGGTTTCGCGTGAATTAATGCCAACATCGTCATCGCTGTTATGCACGGCTGTAAGGACAAAAGAGAATTATATGTACTTCATGATGTCATGAAGGAAGAACACCGTCAACATTGCCTGGAGAGGTAGACTTACCAAAAGTTTGATCACTGCTTAAGCTTTCCAGATCAGTTTCATCTTTCGAATTTTTGAACAATGATATGTCAGAGTCACAATCTATTCCTAACCAGTTTTCAGCATTGTGTATGTTAATGAGATCTCTTATTAGTTCATCGTCACTTTTGCCACCAATATCTCCAGAGCGACCTTTTAGCGGTCCAAATACTTCATGATTGTACAACGGATCGTTAAGTATTGGGTAGCCTAAAAATAATGAAGCCAAaagtaatcaataaataaagtttgtaATACAATACTCGATAGAATCTTACCCAAATATTGCAAGTGCACTCGTATCTGATGCATGCGCCCTGTGAGTGGTTTACAGAGAACTACGCTTGTGGTTCCGTTTTGGGATAGCTTTTGAAAGGTTGTGGTGCAATCCTTGCCCTTTTGCGATACCTTGCAGACGCCAATCTTATAGCTGACCACCTCAATTGGTTCCTTGCATTCTACAACGCCACTATAAATCGAAAACACATATTTGCAAATGTTCTTTTTAGTtaatacacatatgtacacgTACTCTGGAAAGATGCCTTCTACTCGACAGATATACTCCTTCTCCACCTGCCTGTTCCGGATCTGCTGTTCCATTTGGCGCGCCTTTTTTGGACTACGACCAAATAGTAATAGACCAGAAGTCAACCGATCAAGACGATGAATAGTGCGAAGATTCTTTAGATTGAACTCCTTGGCAAGTATAAAGACGACCGTATTGTGTCTGTAGCGGCCACACGGATGAACCTAAGCATATAAACGTAGGCGGATTATAAAGGAATTGTGCAAGAATTATATAGAGGTTAAGGCAAGGTCAAAGTATTCGATAAGTGAATAGAACATGTTTTATCTAGACTCGGACTGTTAATAGGCGTATTTTATCgcttaaagtttttaattctATAGCTTGTAATTTACGTAATATGGCGGTCGTTAAAGCCACTTACGGGTATAGAGGCCGGTTTATTAACAACCACAATGTCCTCATCCATATGCACAATTGTGATTGGTTGGCAAGTGACGGGCACTTCGTGTCTGCAAAGATACGAGTATTCATGAGTGCGCATATTTAGTTAGATGTTTGTAACATTTGGCGCTTCCAGAAAAACAAATAGATAGatgttatatagtatatatagtatgtagaTATCCATGTCATATCGGACTCTTATGGCAATGTGTATGGTTCTTAGACAAACATTATGCTTTCTTCTTGTAGAGAAAATTCACAGCTCAGTTCATTTACTTTACctctttttggtatatgtacGTGTTGtattataatatgtatgttacaAAGAAGTTAACAAAGTTAGAGTTCCCGTCATTGAGTTACTGTTTTGACCggttttaatatactataaatgaCGCCTTTAAATGTTGG
This window of the Drosophila albomicans strain 15112-1751.03 chromosome 2L, ASM965048v2, whole genome shotgun sequence genome carries:
- the LOC117566198 gene encoding LOW QUALITY PROTEIN: gamma-tubulin complex component 4 homolog (The sequence of the model RefSeq protein was modified relative to this genomic sequence to represent the inferred CDS: deleted 1 base in 1 codon), which translates into the protein MLHDVIVSCLSLSGKGISFKKFLVSNVVDEFVHPCERSIFDDIIGTLNYLNEIVRFAKYFGDNNPHDLSDFKEAEEYSNGSYLKNFAKGIEIALEEYYSEIARLESYYQKNSTNSLLYIHNALETQKPVILILRKLIIDARTQKLHGCGLLQNLRNQQHDQVDVRMNHIFSKITKPIKLVFYSHLAHWLLLGMIDDPHNEFFISYKHSNENATKTSSEKSMTSRTYLSSVSEEDIWQYEINMAQLPLFVSTILAEKVLFVGQTVLLFKVDRRRHRSESWTAKTHGSYCDDVSELWDGKESVFSKMIEDLNDENRIDVIRFESVINDIKKFVSQRLSDIAVIEDNLVHQMCLIKHFYLLGRGEFYLEFLRQMRIGAKGFSNKNAKSYTRAFEIAANEMGIVDELENFTLSVQKHSNDFEDSCEFGIWQNLHLKYNYKWPLNLLFSPTTMERYNNVFRHLLIIRKLQYDLQLVWARHKWFAKTGARVDVKIMNFRNHLTFFLDNLQYYIQVDVLESQFSILINVIKNKADFEEIQRAHSIFLANVLSQCFLLNDLIDKKKNNQTTMQSQNPVYGTILEIFSICEKFSLLDSIEEDTLKQVITLEEKFHVSILGLINLLASIKSASSFGPLSQFLLRLDYKHWFSADKTIKSAA